A portion of the Nitrospira defluvii genome contains these proteins:
- the hisIE gene encoding bifunctional phosphoribosyl-AMP cyclohydrolase/phosphoribosyl-ATP diphosphatase HisIE has product MTQDRRDLTFDRQGLLPAVIQDWLDGTVLMVGFMNQQAITKTLETRFVHFWSRSRQTLWQKGESSGHVLRVKDLFVDCDHDTILVKVEPVGPTCHTGERACFFARMTEQGQAGETKTQDAGGGILERIYQTILERKATPQPDSYVSKLLQGGADRILKKVAEEAGEVIIAAKNGKREEIVYETADLLFHTLLVLGYHDVTLGDVYRELGSRFGKSGIRPEPGGRAGG; this is encoded by the coding sequence ATGACACAGGACCGTCGGGATTTGACGTTTGACAGGCAGGGGCTGCTTCCTGCCGTGATTCAAGATTGGCTGGATGGGACCGTCTTGATGGTGGGTTTCATGAACCAGCAGGCCATCACCAAGACGCTGGAGACGAGGTTTGTTCACTTTTGGAGTCGCTCACGCCAAACGTTGTGGCAGAAAGGGGAGTCGTCCGGCCATGTGCTGCGGGTGAAAGATCTCTTTGTCGATTGTGATCATGACACCATCCTTGTGAAGGTGGAACCGGTTGGGCCAACCTGTCATACCGGTGAGCGCGCCTGTTTTTTTGCCAGGATGACAGAGCAGGGGCAAGCCGGTGAGACGAAGACTCAGGATGCCGGTGGAGGGATCCTGGAGCGCATTTACCAGACTATCCTGGAGCGGAAGGCCACCCCACAGCCTGATTCATATGTCTCGAAGCTGCTGCAGGGCGGGGCTGACCGGATTTTGAAGAAAGTGGCCGAAGAGGCGGGTGAAGTGATCATCGCTGCCAAGAACGGGAAGCGAGAGGAGATCGTCTACGAAACCGCCGACCTGCTCTTTCACACGCTTCTCGTGTTGGGCTATCACGATGTGACGCTTGGCGATGTGTATCGTGAGTTAGGCTCCCGGTTCGGGAAGTCTGGGATCAGGCCGGAGCCGGGAGGGAGAGCAGGTGGATAA
- a CDS encoding histidine triad nucleotide-binding protein: MDNCIFCRIVAGTIPAKIVHQDDQVLAFEDINAQAPVHILVIPKRHVAAVQDCADGDQALLGKLLLTCAEVARARKLNGSGYRIVTNTGADSGQTVFHLHLHVLGGRPMGWPPG; the protein is encoded by the coding sequence GTGGATAACTGCATTTTCTGTCGCATTGTGGCCGGTACGATTCCGGCAAAGATTGTCCATCAGGATGACCAGGTGCTGGCGTTCGAAGACATCAATGCCCAGGCCCCCGTCCACATCCTGGTGATCCCCAAACGACATGTCGCGGCAGTCCAGGATTGTGCAGACGGCGATCAGGCATTGCTGGGGAAGCTCCTGTTGACCTGTGCGGAGGTGGCGCGGGCTCGGAAGCTGAACGGATCCGGCTATCGTATCGTCACTAACACGGGGGCGGACAGTGGACAGACCGTGTTTCATCTCCACCTGCATGTGCTCGGCGGAAGGCCTATGGGCTGGCCTCCGGGGTAA
- the hisA gene encoding 1-(5-phosphoribosyl)-5-[(5-phosphoribosylamino)methylideneamino]imidazole-4-carboxamide isomerase yields the protein MRVIPAIDLKDGRCVRLRQGDMAAETVYSEDVPSVARRWQEQGADLIHVVDLNGAVDGEPKNLSQIQAVMKTVSVKVQVGGGIRTIETVRTYLQAGVARVVLGTAALTDRAFLAQACREFPRRILLGLDARDGKVAVKGWTTVSETRAIDLLKELAAHELGAVIYTDIARDGMLSGPNLAALREVVESSSLPVIASGGITRVEDLQAVQALGPRVEGAIVGKALYDGKLDYAAAVAAIRNR from the coding sequence ATGCGTGTGATTCCGGCGATTGATCTGAAGGACGGGCGTTGCGTGCGGTTGCGGCAGGGTGATATGGCGGCGGAAACCGTGTATTCGGAGGACGTACCTTCGGTCGCGCGACGGTGGCAGGAACAGGGGGCCGACCTCATTCATGTCGTCGATCTCAATGGCGCAGTCGATGGTGAACCGAAGAACCTGTCTCAAATCCAAGCGGTGATGAAGACGGTGAGTGTGAAGGTGCAAGTCGGAGGTGGCATCAGAACCATCGAGACGGTCAGGACATATCTTCAAGCGGGAGTGGCGCGAGTGGTGCTCGGGACGGCCGCCCTCACTGATCGAGCATTTCTCGCGCAGGCTTGTCGTGAATTTCCTCGCCGGATTCTCCTGGGACTTGATGCGCGAGACGGCAAGGTGGCGGTGAAAGGGTGGACCACGGTGTCGGAGACCAGGGCCATCGACCTACTCAAGGAGCTTGCCGCCCATGAGCTGGGTGCCGTCATCTATACGGATATTGCACGCGACGGCATGTTGAGTGGGCCGAATCTGGCGGCGCTGCGGGAGGTCGTGGAGAGTTCCTCATTGCCAGTCATTGCCTCAGGCGGCATCACGCGGGTGGAGGATTTGCAGGCGGTGCAGGCGCTTGGTCCGCGTGTCGAGGGGGCCATTGTCGGGAAAGCGCTGTATGATGGTAAGTTGGACTACGCGGCGGCGGTTGCAGCCATCCGGAATCGTTGA
- the hisF gene encoding imidazole glycerol phosphate synthase subunit HisF gives MLTKRIIPCLDVKDGRVVKGVSFVNLRDAGDPVEVATIYDREGADELCFLDITASHENRKTIIGVVEQTAAQVFMPVTVGGGVRTLDDIRALLNAGADKVSINTTAVQQPEFVREAAQRFGTQCIVVAIDAKRNESGGQWQVYTHGGRKATGLDAVEWAQRMEGYGAGEILLTSMDQDGRQNGYDLALTAAVSERLTIPVIASGGVGTLEHLYDGLVKGKADAVLAASIFHYRTHTIQQAKAYLRERGVPVRLGVVPQEQA, from the coding sequence ATGTTGACCAAGCGCATCATTCCATGTCTGGACGTCAAGGATGGTCGGGTCGTCAAGGGCGTGAGCTTTGTGAATTTGCGCGATGCCGGGGATCCCGTGGAGGTGGCCACCATTTACGACCGTGAAGGGGCGGACGAATTGTGCTTCCTGGATATTACGGCCTCACACGAAAATCGCAAAACTATTATTGGCGTGGTGGAGCAGACGGCTGCCCAGGTTTTCATGCCGGTCACGGTGGGCGGCGGTGTGCGCACACTGGACGACATTCGTGCATTACTCAATGCCGGGGCCGACAAAGTGAGTATCAACACCACGGCTGTTCAGCAGCCGGAATTTGTACGTGAGGCGGCGCAACGGTTCGGCACGCAGTGCATCGTGGTGGCCATCGATGCCAAACGGAATGAGTCCGGCGGACAGTGGCAGGTGTATACACATGGCGGGCGGAAGGCTACCGGGTTGGATGCAGTGGAATGGGCTCAGCGCATGGAAGGATATGGCGCCGGGGAGATTCTGCTGACCAGCATGGATCAAGACGGTCGGCAAAATGGGTACGATTTGGCGTTGACGGCCGCGGTGTCCGAGCGCCTCACGATTCCGGTGATCGCCTCGGGAGGGGTAGGAACCTTGGAGCATTTGTACGATGGGCTGGTCAAGGGAAAGGCCGATGCCGTGTTGGCTGCCTCGATATTCCACTACCGAACGCATACGATTCAGCAGGCCAAGGCCTATTTGCGGGAACGCGGCGTGCCCGTCCGGCTCGGGGTCGTCCCGCAGGAGCAGGCGTGA